Sequence from the Gloeocapsopsis dulcis genome:
TATGTTAAATCAAACTCGCGCTTCAATTCCAGCATCAAGTCTAATACTTGCGCCTGTACGCTAGCATCCAACATACTCACAGGTTCATCGCAAATAATCAATTTAGGGTGCGTAATCAACGCCCGTGCGATCGCGACTCTTTGCTGTTGTCCGCCAGAAAGAGCGCTGGGGTATCTTTCATAGTACTCTGTAGCAGGTGTCAAACCAACGCGTTCGAGCATTTGCAACACTTGTTTTTTTGCTGAAGTTGCATCAGCTAAATGATGGATCAACAATGGATCGGCAATACTTTGTCCCACTGTCATGGCAGGATTGAGACAAGCATGAGGATCTTGAAAGATCATTTGCATTTGTCGCCGATAGGAACGCAATCTTGCTTTTGATAATGCAGTAATATCGGTTCCTTGCAATTCTACTTTGCCCGCAGTCGGACGAATTAACTGCAAAATTGTCCGCGACAGCGTACTCTTACCACATCCCGATTCACCGACTAATCCTAAAATTTCCCCCTGATATAGCTCTAAACTAACTCCATCAACTGCTTTGATTGTTTGATTTTTTCCTTGAAACAATCGTTCGATAAAGTTACTTTCTAGGGAATAATGTTGTTTTAAATCGGTAACTCGGAGAATTGGGAATTGGGAATTGGGAATGGGTAATTGGTATTGACGATGACCTACTACATCATGACCATTTGCAGCTTGCAGGTGCAATGCGGCTTGTAGGAGAGAACGTGTATATTCGTGCTGGGGGTTGCGAAAAACTGACTGTGAAGCACCGATCTCAACTAGCTTCCCACGATACATCACGCCGATGCGATCGCAGTATTCCCCAACTAAGGCTAAATCGTGCGAAATCAATAACAGTGCCATATCGCGATCGCGGCACAATCGAGTTAATTCTTGTAAGATCTGCGCTGCTACTGTAACGTCTAAACTCGTCGTCGGTTCATCGGCAACAATCAATTTGGGATTGAGTAACAATGCTAGGGCAATGGCAACTCGTTGACGCATTCCACCACTAAATTCGTGTGGATACTGACTCCAGCGACTCGCAGGTATTTTGACGGCTTCTAAGGTAGCGATCGCGGTTTCTTTGGCTTGGCGTTGTGATAAGTGCGGTTGGTGTGCCTTAAGCGTTTCGGTACAATGATCCCCAATCGTCATTAAAGGATCGAGACGTGTCATGGGATCTTGAAAAATTAAAGCGACAGCTTCCCCGCGAAAATGCCGTAGTTCCACCGGAGTAAAATCAAAAACTGATTTACCCTCAAATGTAACTTTACCCTCAATGTGTGTTGATGTTGGTAATAACCGCATGGCTGCGCGTCCCAACGTCGATTTTCCACAGCCTGATTCTCCCACCAAACCTAGCCGTTCACCGCGATTCAGCGTTAAGGACACATCATCAACAGCCCATTGTAGTTGCTGCGTTTCGGAATGTGGATAGGCAACTTTGAGATTGTCAATACGAAATAAGGCTTCGCTCATATTGGTTTTTGCAATAAATTGTGGCTGCGATATTAATGATGTGTCAACGTCGTAACTGTTGCCTTTTTACCAGATGACAGTAGGGTGACAACATAAATGCGATCGCCTCAATGATTCGCTACCAAGTAAATTATTTTGGCACTTCATCCAGTACTTCTGATCAAGAAAAAATTATAGACTGGAACTGCACGCGTCCGAACTGCAAATGCGCAGGTATCTTTTGATATGGCAAGTAGTCAGTAAGTCAACTTAATTTAATAAACAATTATTCACCCCCCCTCTAACAAAATATTGCAGTAATTGATTAAAGTTTGAATTCGGGTACAAATTTGCTCTTTTCTAGCGATAACTGTCGCAGGTTGCCGTGCTGCTTGCAAAAAGGTTATATCCATCCCTAGTAGCTTCAGCTGTTTATCAAGTTCAGTATGATAGGAGCGTACGCGGGAGGCGGCACTCGGTGCTAAATCGCTCAGATCTAGCGTGATGATTTGCTGCCCAAACAGCCGTTGTGCTTGCTGAAAAACCTCACGTAGTTTGACAACGTCTAGCTGCGGGCTATTTGCATTTGTTTGTAACTGCCCTAGAATTGCAGCAAATTCTTGATAGCTCTGATAATGAAAATTAGACAACATTCAGTAGCTTCTTACGATATTATTAATGTAAAGAATTTTGCCCCGTAGCATAAACTCTGTTTCAGAGCTAACGGTAACTCATGCTTATTTATAAGTTTGAGTTAGTAGCACAATTTTCGGGAAGTTTAATATTTCTCGCAGCTGCTACTTAATCGAATCTACGCAATGATTTTACCTTATAAATTTTTTGATTAATGCACGATCGCAACCCTTTTTAAATTTACAGTGGAGCATTCCACAAATATCTTACCCAATATCCACCCTCCGTATTTGCCGCCCGATCCTATGAACGCCGCCGTCTCCACCGTTACTCATGCTACCTCAGCTGTCG
This genomic interval carries:
- a CDS encoding dipeptide ABC transporter ATP-binding protein; the encoded protein is MSEALFRIDNLKVAYPHSETQQLQWAVDDVSLTLNRGERLGLVGESGCGKSTLGRAAMRLLPTSTHIEGKVTFEGKSVFDFTPVELRHFRGEAVALIFQDPMTRLDPLMTIGDHCTETLKAHQPHLSQRQAKETAIATLEAVKIPASRWSQYPHEFSGGMRQRVAIALALLLNPKLIVADEPTTSLDVTVAAQILQELTRLCRDRDMALLLISHDLALVGEYCDRIGVMYRGKLVEIGASQSVFRNPQHEYTRSLLQAALHLQAANGHDVVGHRQYQLPIPNSQFPILRVTDLKQHYSLESNFIERLFQGKNQTIKAVDGVSLELYQGEILGLVGESGCGKSTLSRTILQLIRPTAGKVELQGTDITALSKARLRSYRRQMQMIFQDPHACLNPAMTVGQSIADPLLIHHLADATSAKKQVLQMLERVGLTPATEYYERYPSALSGGQQQRVAIARALITHPKLIICDEPVSMLDASVQAQVLDLMLELKREFDLTYLFITHDLWVAKFLCDRIAVMNAGQIVEIGPTQEIFHYPKHAYTQTLLQAAPLLAKT
- the patD gene encoding heterocyst frequency control protein PatD; translation: MLSNFHYQSYQEFAAILGQLQTNANSPQLDVVKLREVFQQAQRLFGQQIITLDLSDLAPSAASRVRSYHTELDKQLKLLGMDITFLQAARQPATVIARKEQICTRIQTLINYCNILLEGG